Below is a genomic region from Campylobacter geochelonis.
TTTAGGATATCGCGTAACATACTCAAGCCCTTTTATGCTATCTTCTACAATCGGTTTTATATTTTTGTAGTTTGTAAGGCTGTGAATTTGGTTAAATTTCTTTAAATTTTGATTAAACTTTTCTACTAGTTCATCGAAATTTTTAGGCAGCAAAACTTTCATTTGTCTAACAAATGCCCCATTTGCTCTTTTTTCACTTTCAAATAATCCTCATTGTATTTATTTGCTTTTATGACTATGGGTATGCGGTTTACTATCTGTGCGCCTTTTAAACCCATAAGTTTTTTAGGGTTATTTGTAAGTAAATTTATCTTAGTTATGCCATAATGTTTAAGGATAAAATCGACTATTTCATAAGTTCTCTCATCTGCTTTAAAGCCAAGTTGGTGGTTTGCTTCAATGGTATCAAATCCCTTATCTTGCAAAGCATAAGCGTTGATTTTGTTTAAAAGCCCGATATTTCGCCCTTCTTGTCTTAAATAAATAACCATGCCATTGTGCTCTTCAATGTACTTTAAACTAGCTTCAAGCTGATCTCTACAGTCGCATTTAAGGCTTCCGATGGCATCGCCTGTTAAACACTCAGAGTGAATTCGCACATTTACAACTTCTCCAAATGGCTCTTTTGCGATAACAAGATGCTCTTTTGCGCCCTCTTTGAAAGCTTTAACCTTAAACATACCAAAACGTGATGGCAAATTTGCTGGTTGTGAAATTTCTATATTCATTATAATTAACCTAAATTTTAAAACTAAGGAGTGATTATATCTTATTTTTACTAAACGAAAAGTTTAAGATAAAAATATTTTTTTATCCACTATTTACCTATGATATGTTAAACTAATAAAAATAAATTTTGACTAAAAGGTAAATTTGTGTTTAAAAGATATAGAAGACTTAGGCAAAATGCCCAGATAAGGGATTTGGTTAGACAAACAAAGCTTGAGCGAGATGATTTTATATATCCGCTTTTTGTAGTTCCTGGCAGTGGCGTTAAAATCGAAGCAGAGTCAATGCCTGGTGTTTTTCAAATGAGCTTAGATGAAATCTTAAAAGAGTGCGAAGAGGTTGTAAATTTAGGCATAAAAGCCATCTTGCTTTTTGGTGTTCCAGAGGTTAAAGATAGTGTTGGAAGCGATGCTTTAAGCGATGATGGGATTATTGCAGTCGCACTTCGCGCTATAAAAAAGAAATTTCCACATCTTTATATCATAACAGATTTGTGTTTTTGTGAATACACAGATCACGGGCATTGTGGTATAATCGACCATATTCACGAAACAGTGGATAATGACAAAACTCTTGAAATTTCAGCCAAACAAGCTTTGGTTCATGCAAGAAATGGTGCAGATATGATAGCGCCAAGTGGGATGATGGATGGCATTATAGAGACTTTAAGAAACGCACTTGATGAAAATGGATATGAAAATTTACCTATCATGGCGTATTCTACTAAATTTGCAAGTGCTTACTATGGACCGTTTCGCGATGTAGCAGAGTCAACACCTAGTTTTGGCGATAGAAAAACTTATCAAATGGATCCAGCAAATCGCTTTGAGGCGATATCTGAAAGCTTAGAAGATGAGGCTCAAGGAGCTGATATTTTGATGGTAAAACCAGCGCTTGCTTATCTTGATATTATTAGAGATGTAAAAGAGCGAACGCTTTTGCCAGTTTGTGCTTATAATGTCAGTGGCGAATACGCGCTTTTAAAAGCTGGAGAAAAAGCGGGTGTGATTGATTATGAAAGGATTATGATAGAGACGTTAATTAGCATAAAAAGAGCTGGCGCAGACTTGATAATCACATATCACGCAAAAGAAATTTGCAAAATTTTAAGAGATATACGATGAGACATTTTTTAACTTTTGAAGATTTCAGTAAAGATGAAATTTTAGAAATTTTAGCCCTTGCAAGTAAAATCAAACAAGAGGCAAAAGCAAAAGAGTATAAACCATATCTTAAAAACCAAACATTAGCTATGATATTTGAAAAAAGTTCAACCAGAACAAGAGTTAGTTTTGAAACTGGTATGTATCAACTAGGCGGTCAAGCACTGTTTCTAAGCAGCCGTGATATACAGCTTGGAAGAGGCGAACCGATAAAAGACACAGCTAGAGTTATTTCAAGTATGGTTGATATGGCAATGCTTAGAGTTTATAAACAAAGCGATTTGGTTGAATTTGCTAAATTTTCATCAGTTCCAGTTATAAATGGTTTAAGTGATGATTTGCATCCTGTTCAGCTAATGGCTGATTATATGACTATGCAAGAGTGTGGAAGTGGCGATGTTGTGGCGTATGTTGGCGACGGAAATAATATGGCAAATTCATGGATTTCTATGGCCTCGATTCTTGGTTTTGAAATTCGTATCGCAACTCCAAAAGGCAATGAAACAAATCCGCAAATAACACAAAAAGCGTTGCAAAATGCTAAAAAAAGTGGAGCAAAAATCATTCTAACAAATGATCCAAAGGAAGCAGTTAGTGGCGCTGATGTGGTTACCACTGATACTTGGATTTCGATGGGGCAAGAGAGTGAAAAAGAGCAAAAGATTAAGCAATTTAGCGGCTTTTGCGTAGATAAAGATATGATGAGTTTGGCTAAAAAAGATGCGATTTTTCTTCACTGTCTACCAGCGTATAGAGGGTATGAAGTAAGCGAAGAGGTGTTTGAAAAGCATGCAAAAGAGATATTTTTAGAGGCAGAAAACAGACTGCATGCTCAAAAAGGCGTGATGGTTTGGCTAGATTCTAAAAGGAATGGTTGATGGCAAAACAAGACGAATGTGAAAAAATCGAGCAGATAAGCAAGGCTTTAGGTTTTAATGATGGTGAGAAAACTATCTTTGAGATAGTAGAAAGCGAAAATAAAAACCAAAAAATGCTAACTTTAAAAAGCGGTTCATGGAGTAGTAAAGAGCCGTGGTTTGGTGTAGATGAAAACAAAGATTTGCACACTATGGTTTCTATAAAATCTTTAAATGGCTTGATAGATGCTTATAGAAAATTAGCAAGAGAAAATTTTGACCTTAGGCTTGAAAAAAGTATTTTGCAACACGTTCCAATCGATTTTGGCGATGTTTGGACAGTTTGTATGGATGAGATAAGAAATATCGCTATTAAAAATCCAGAAAATCAAGTATTAAGCGTAAATTTAAATGAAATAGTAGAAAAAGTAAGACAAGAACATCCAAATTTGTTTGTGAATTTAGATAGTATTATAAATAGAACACAAGAGTCATTATGAAAAATAAAAATATAGATTTTGATGCATATGTAAAGTACTCAAAGCCAGGACCTAGATACACTAGTTATCCAACAGCACTTGAGTTTAGCGACAAGATTAGTTATGAAGAGTATGTAAATGAGTTAAAAAACCAAAGTAGCCAAACGCCACTTTCTCTTTACTTTCACTTGCCATTTTGTCGTTCAGCCTGTTACTTTTGTGGGTGCAATGTAGTCTATACAAGCAAAAGTGAAAAAATGGATAGATATATCGAATATGTCGAGCGCGAGATGGAAATTTTAAGCAAGATAATCGATACTAACAGAGTAGTAACTCAGATGCATTTTGGTGGTGGAACGCCGACATTTTTT
It encodes:
- the ribA gene encoding GTP cyclohydrolase II, coding for MNIEISQPANLPSRFGMFKVKAFKEGAKEHLVIAKEPFGEVVNVRIHSECLTGDAIGSLKCDCRDQLEASLKYIEEHNGMVIYLRQEGRNIGLLNKINAYALQDKGFDTIEANHQLGFKADERTYEIVDFILKHYGITKINLLTNNPKKLMGLKGAQIVNRIPIVIKANKYNEDYLKVKKEQMGHLLDK
- the hemB gene encoding porphobilinogen synthase, with product MFKRYRRLRQNAQIRDLVRQTKLERDDFIYPLFVVPGSGVKIEAESMPGVFQMSLDEILKECEEVVNLGIKAILLFGVPEVKDSVGSDALSDDGIIAVALRAIKKKFPHLYIITDLCFCEYTDHGHCGIIDHIHETVDNDKTLEISAKQALVHARNGADMIAPSGMMDGIIETLRNALDENGYENLPIMAYSTKFASAYYGPFRDVAESTPSFGDRKTYQMDPANRFEAISESLEDEAQGADILMVKPALAYLDIIRDVKERTLLPVCAYNVSGEYALLKAGEKAGVIDYERIMIETLISIKRAGADLIITYHAKEICKILRDIR
- the argF gene encoding ornithine carbamoyltransferase; translation: MRHFLTFEDFSKDEILEILALASKIKQEAKAKEYKPYLKNQTLAMIFEKSSTRTRVSFETGMYQLGGQALFLSSRDIQLGRGEPIKDTARVISSMVDMAMLRVYKQSDLVEFAKFSSVPVINGLSDDLHPVQLMADYMTMQECGSGDVVAYVGDGNNMANSWISMASILGFEIRIATPKGNETNPQITQKALQNAKKSGAKIILTNDPKEAVSGADVVTTDTWISMGQESEKEQKIKQFSGFCVDKDMMSLAKKDAIFLHCLPAYRGYEVSEEVFEKHAKEIFLEAENRLHAQKGVMVWLDSKRNG
- a CDS encoding DUF2603 domain-containing protein is translated as MAKQDECEKIEQISKALGFNDGEKTIFEIVESENKNQKMLTLKSGSWSSKEPWFGVDENKDLHTMVSIKSLNGLIDAYRKLARENFDLRLEKSILQHVPIDFGDVWTVCMDEIRNIAIKNPENQVLSVNLNEIVEKVRQEHPNLFVNLDSIINRTQESL